One Lachnospiraceae bacterium C1.1 genomic region harbors:
- a CDS encoding DUF503 domain-containing protein — protein MMIATMVFRFHAPWVHSLKEKRMIVKSIIAKVQNKFHVSVAEIDEQDIHQIIVIGVAAIVPHTAMADSLMEEISLFLEENTEAEILDEMREIR, from the coding sequence ATGATGATTGCAACTATGGTGTTCAGATTTCATGCTCCTTGGGTACACAGCTTAAAAGAAAAAAGGATGATTGTTAAGAGCATCATAGCAAAGGTGCAGAATAAGTTCCATGTGTCAGTAGCAGAAATTGATGAGCAGGATATCCATCAGATTATTGTAATTGGTGTAGCGGCAATAGTTCCGCATACAGCAATGGCTGATAGTCTGATGGAGGAAATATCGTTATTTTTGGAAGAAAATACAGAGGCGGAAATACTAGATGAGATGAGGGAGATCAGATAA
- the dcm gene encoding DNA (cytosine-5-)-methyltransferase yields the protein MKKNKVFRLGELYCGPGGLACGALNSKSDDGVYSLSHAWANDYDPDTCETYRKNICPDNPDSVYCGDVRDLDIKSLGEIDAFAYGFPCNSFSNVGEHQGLANEKFGQLYWYGIEVLNHYKPKWFMAENVSGIRSAGTNDFKTILDDMRSAGYKLVTNLYKSEQYGVPQTRHRVIIVGIRNDIDVEFKVPSPAMFKDCDISSETALKGITDDMPNNEHRKLSDTVVRRLSYIKPGQNVWQAEAEGKLPDELRIKTRTKISQIYRKLDPNKPSYTITAAGGGGTFGYHWTDRELTNRERARIQTFPDDYEFVGKYSSVRRQIGMAVPCKLSKVVTKAVLNSFAGIPYESVEANLNE from the coding sequence ATGAAAAAAAACAAAGTATTTAGGCTTGGTGAGCTTTATTGCGGACCAGGCGGATTAGCTTGTGGTGCGCTCAATTCTAAAAGCGATGATGGAGTTTATAGCTTGTCTCATGCATGGGCGAACGATTATGATCCAGACACGTGTGAAACATATCGTAAGAATATCTGCCCTGACAATCCTGATAGCGTATATTGTGGTGATGTTAGAGACTTAGACATAAAGTCTTTAGGAGAGATAGATGCTTTTGCATACGGTTTTCCTTGTAATTCATTTTCTAATGTTGGAGAACACCAAGGACTTGCAAATGAAAAGTTCGGTCAGCTTTATTGGTACGGGATAGAGGTTCTTAACCACTATAAACCAAAATGGTTTATGGCTGAAAACGTATCTGGAATTAGATCAGCTGGAACAAATGACTTCAAAACCATATTAGATGATATGAGAAGCGCAGGTTACAAGCTGGTTACTAATCTATACAAGTCTGAGCAGTATGGGGTTCCTCAGACAAGGCATAGGGTAATAATTGTAGGAATTAGAAATGATATAGATGTAGAATTTAAGGTTCCAAGCCCGGCAATGTTTAAGGATTGTGATATTTCTTCTGAAACTGCATTAAAGGGCATAACAGATGATATGCCGAATAATGAACATAGAAAGTTAAGCGATACAGTAGTTCGTAGACTTTCATATATTAAGCCAGGACAGAACGTATGGCAGGCAGAAGCAGAAGGAAAGTTGCCTGATGAATTGCGGATTAAGACAAGAACTAAGATATCCCAGATATATAGGAAATTAGATCCAAATAAGCCAAGCTATACAATAACAGCTGCAGGCGGAGGAGGAACTTTCGGCTATCATTGGACTGATAGGGAACTTACTAATAGAGAGAGGGCAAGAATTCAAACATTTCCTGACGATTATGAGTTTGTAGGCAAGTATTCATCTGTCAGACGACAGATTGGAATGGCAGTTCCATGTAAACTTAGTAAGGTTGTAACGAAGGCAGTTCTGAATTCCTTTGCGGGAATTCCTTATGAAAGTGTTGAGGCGAATCTTAATGAGTAA
- a CDS encoding DUF6462 family protein, whose translation MEEELFGNIEQVQEIRSKARMFRRKYLRYKEAEWIYSIQHKKLLELADNAGALYRIDGYVLIKVEIFEAYLERFHQPPKMTKTGGAVIRGGEQ comes from the coding sequence ATGGAAGAAGAATTATTTGGAAACATAGAGCAGGTGCAGGAAATCCGGAGTAAAGCCCGGATGTTCAGAAGAAAATATCTTAGATACAAGGAAGCGGAATGGATTTACAGCATCCAGCATAAGAAGCTCCTCGAACTTGCGGATAATGCAGGAGCATTGTACAGAATTGACGGATATGTACTTATAAAAGTTGAGATATTCGAGGCATATCTTGAAAGATTCCATCAGCCACCAAAGATGACAAAGACTGGCGGTGCAGTAATAAGAGGAGGAGAACAATGA
- a CDS encoding AlwI family type II restriction endonuclease codes for MSKCNYWWVTRPKRKLNSIPEILSVFAGATLEHRWDGSRNLHVQFENDLEEAGLKRVGSRRDGGGSGGRTYAAWLRSLGLICEETSSKQVYLTLAGEAIIEGKSPVKVLRKQVLEYQFPSQFSQSVGVDERFRIKPFRFLLKLLMDDRISTLSKEEVGKIVITEAETDRDFEKIVDRIIKYRNYGDEVLADDFFEKYIPEANPEANDPYQKLTDIANTMFNWLEYTQLVGRDVGIIFIPDESKPEVANILSEKSSLISNPNDSEFFQRRYGIDPWHKKDTRNLLATKTVTSKSIDIQKIKNALIILASKKPIRAIDGPVIDYVVDITGAERALVEDTLLSTYPHGLIGGFLANYYEMAFKGTEEAVEFEKATTELFRDVFGFNAIHLGQTGSKSAPDILLLSDSEGYQAIIDNKAYSKYSITGDHHNRMVHNYIEKISNYSNSDYPIGFFSYIAGGFISTIDKQIASEVEESKVHGSGITVATFIKMIEKNADSPYSHAKLRDIFSLDREIKMADI; via the coding sequence ATGAGTAAATGTAATTATTGGTGGGTAACACGTCCAAAGAGGAAATTAAATTCAATACCAGAGATTTTGTCTGTATTTGCAGGGGCAACTCTTGAACATCGCTGGGATGGAAGTAGAAACCTTCACGTACAGTTTGAAAATGATTTGGAAGAAGCTGGATTAAAGAGAGTTGGATCAAGAAGAGATGGTGGTGGTTCTGGCGGAAGGACTTATGCTGCGTGGTTAAGGTCACTTGGTTTGATTTGCGAAGAAACATCGTCAAAGCAGGTATACTTAACGCTTGCAGGAGAAGCTATAATTGAGGGTAAATCACCAGTTAAAGTTTTGAGAAAACAAGTGCTTGAATATCAGTTTCCTTCTCAGTTTTCACAGTCTGTTGGAGTAGATGAGCGTTTTAGGATTAAGCCGTTTAGGTTTCTACTTAAGTTGCTTATGGATGATAGGATTTCTACACTGTCAAAGGAAGAAGTTGGAAAAATTGTTATAACAGAAGCTGAGACAGACAGAGATTTCGAAAAAATAGTTGATAGGATTATAAAATATCGAAACTATGGTGATGAAGTCCTTGCAGATGACTTTTTTGAAAAATATATTCCTGAAGCTAATCCGGAAGCAAATGATCCTTATCAGAAATTGACAGATATTGCTAATACGATGTTTAATTGGCTGGAATATACACAGCTGGTTGGACGTGATGTTGGAATTATATTTATTCCTGATGAAAGCAAACCGGAAGTTGCGAATATATTATCAGAAAAAAGTAGCTTGATATCAAATCCGAATGATTCGGAATTCTTCCAAAGACGCTATGGTATAGATCCGTGGCATAAAAAAGATACAAGAAATCTGTTAGCTACAAAAACAGTAACATCGAAAAGCATAGATATACAAAAGATAAAAAATGCGTTGATTATTCTTGCATCTAAAAAGCCTATTCGAGCAATAGATGGTCCTGTAATTGATTATGTGGTTGATATAACAGGGGCGGAAAGAGCTCTTGTGGAAGATACGTTGCTTTCTACATATCCGCATGGTTTGATTGGTGGTTTTTTGGCTAATTACTATGAGATGGCTTTTAAGGGGACGGAAGAAGCAGTAGAATTTGAAAAGGCAACTACAGAATTATTCAGAGATGTATTTGGATTTAACGCGATTCATCTTGGTCAGACTGGTTCAAAATCAGCACCGGATATATTGTTATTGTCTGATTCTGAAGGTTATCAGGCAATTATTGATAATAAAGCATACAGCAAGTATAGTATAACTGGAGATCACCATAACAGGATGGTTCATAATTACATTGAAAAAATCAGTAATTACAGCAACTCAGATTATCCAATTGGATTCTTTAGCTATATTGCAGGTGGATTTATTTCAACGATAGATAAGCAGATTGCATCAGAAGTTGAAGAGTCAAAGGTTCATGGATCGGGAATTACAGTTGCAACATTTATAAAAATGATTGAAAAGAATGCAGATTCACCTTATAGTCATGCAAAATTGAGAGATATTTTTTCTCTCGATAGAGAAATAAAAATGGCGGATATATAA
- a CDS encoding excisionase — MSGCIWKYSQYLDDEDIVFAQKRFVTYKLAGEYYGINQKPLIRMVWASGAVYKIGKKVLISRKIFEEYLRENQRIVNELIDEDDEKLLKAFESRVKEGESYEY; from the coding sequence ATGAGCGGATGCATTTGGAAATATTCTCAGTATCTCGATGATGAAGACATAGTGTTTGCACAGAAAAGGTTTGTAACATACAAATTGGCAGGCGAATACTATGGAATCAATCAGAAGCCGCTTATAAGAATGGTATGGGCTTCGGGTGCAGTATATAAAATCGGAAAGAAGGTGCTGATAAGCAGGAAAATCTTTGAAGAATACTTAAGGGAAAATCAGAGGATAGTAAATGAGCTGATCGATGAAGATGATGAAAAGCTACTGAAGGCTTTTGAATCAAGGGTGAAAGAAGGTGAATCTTATGAGTATTAA
- a CDS encoding ParB/RepB/Spo0J family partition protein, whose protein sequence is MSIKEIEIAKIHAFKNHPFKVTDDEKMEELVRSIKTNGVLTPVLVRPDGKDEYEMVSGHRRMHAAARSGLIVIPAEVKEMTDDEAIVKMVDANVQREEILPSERAYSFKMKMDALNRQGNRIDLTCGTEFHKLEDEKEKTRNRIGKEAGMSGRQVQKYIKLADLDAKLLELVDNKKLGINLAVEIANFDKELQGWIYEYYKDHGFLKPYQIEALKNCGNVGNIGQRAMIQILNNQLPENRTSGKVILSEKKLDKYFPPHFSAKEREKVIVGLLTKWHEERK, encoded by the coding sequence ATGAGTATTAAGGAAATCGAGATAGCTAAGATACATGCTTTTAAGAATCACCCTTTCAAAGTTACGGATGATGAAAAGATGGAGGAACTTGTAAGAAGTATTAAGACAAATGGTGTACTGACACCGGTTCTTGTAAGACCGGATGGCAAAGATGAATACGAGATGGTATCAGGTCACAGACGGATGCATGCAGCAGCAAGGTCAGGATTAATTGTAATACCTGCAGAAGTTAAGGAGATGACAGATGATGAAGCCATAGTGAAAATGGTTGATGCGAATGTTCAGAGAGAAGAGATACTTCCGAGTGAGCGGGCATATTCATTTAAGATGAAAATGGATGCACTCAATAGACAGGGAAACAGAATAGATTTAACTTGTGGAACTGAGTTCCACAAGTTGGAAGATGAAAAAGAAAAGACGAGAAATCGTATTGGAAAAGAAGCCGGAATGAGTGGAAGACAGGTTCAGAAGTATATAAAACTTGCAGATCTCGATGCTAAACTCCTTGAACTTGTAGATAACAAAAAGTTAGGAATCAACTTAGCGGTTGAGATAGCAAACTTTGATAAAGAATTACAAGGCTGGATTTACGAATATTATAAAGACCACGGATTCTTGAAACCATATCAAATAGAAGCTCTTAAGAATTGCGGAAATGTTGGAAATATAGGTCAGAGAGCGATGATACAGATTTTGAATAACCAACTGCCTGAGAATCGGACATCTGGAAAGGTAATTCTCTCGGAAAAGAAACTTGATAAGTATTTTCCACCGCATTTCAGTGCGAAGGAAAGAGAGAAGGTAATTGTGGGGCTGCTGACAAAGTGGCATGAGGAACGTAAATAA
- a CDS encoding DUF2971 domain-containing protein produces MKKVSKEADLLIKKPKIRAKGIIQPKDVELPNMNLDCGGEKCDETDEIFFDLRLSDIIKILNQAYRDNLGKYVLDYDQFEQIRYCFIQILIHLKGNHDIDFGKACKEFQMEWPSKSEILFEIIKAMLFSGEILASEIVENFCDNLEGIKTEDDEKNDYLLNIAGTYAEVGDYYLFSEGRVDIAFNYFRKMVDILGYIGMDSDEINQKVYFKEIQDAFTIFSFVYRAVEERKSLTKDFKRQDQKLAEKLEDGELIRNENNLILKDYLAKRKKIKSFGQYESLWDDTCKFYFNISKTRYSERTKKSLRLDLGVYYILLHKCIIYALADNSKRINRKQVAKLYSDAEFLRGLGLWRYKSVDDYIQKEFSGNVSDFNKAFDILVNVDVIRTILNECSFPKELAYYTTLSTLEYLLPISAQDPKYGLKEMNKAGMSAPIVSDHFEPSGIITSMVGRYSLMNVGHMNDPMEGRTLLFRLLEAKQQADIKSSLSNRYVFLKSFTDRVDDIPMWVMYGGGAEGCCIVLDKDKIIEEGNYKLAKVCYLHENNNNWELRAEDNKGITSLDTIGKCLDNLSGIIKSYVRVNKDKGMEKSIELLNPILYLFKSATYCHENEYRIIENTDYHDFRICYTKEKDGGRIYIPSKQRVYIKKIVLGPKFKAVEDTLPYLEYRCRFLAEELGLGKIEIKMSDADFI; encoded by the coding sequence ATGAAAAAAGTTAGCAAAGAGGCGGATTTATTAATAAAGAAACCGAAAATTCGAGCTAAGGGAATCATACAACCCAAGGATGTTGAGTTACCGAACATGAATTTGGATTGCGGTGGTGAAAAGTGTGATGAAACAGATGAAATTTTTTTTGATTTGAGGCTAAGCGATATTATTAAAATCCTTAATCAGGCATATAGGGATAACTTAGGAAAATATGTGTTGGATTATGACCAATTCGAACAAATAAGGTATTGCTTCATTCAGATTCTCATACATCTAAAAGGTAATCATGATATAGATTTTGGTAAGGCATGTAAAGAGTTTCAAATGGAATGGCCGTCAAAAAGCGAAATTCTGTTTGAGATTATTAAAGCAATGCTTTTCTCGGGAGAAATTCTCGCTTCTGAAATCGTAGAGAATTTTTGTGATAATCTGGAAGGTATAAAAACTGAAGACGATGAGAAAAATGATTATTTATTAAATATCGCCGGAACATATGCTGAGGTGGGAGATTATTATCTTTTTTCTGAAGGAAGGGTTGATATAGCATTTAATTATTTCCGGAAAATGGTTGATATACTTGGTTACATTGGAATGGATTCAGATGAAATCAACCAAAAAGTTTATTTTAAGGAAATACAGGATGCTTTTACTATTTTTTCATTTGTATATAGAGCGGTAGAAGAAAGAAAATCTTTAACTAAAGATTTTAAGCGACAGGATCAGAAACTGGCAGAAAAGCTTGAAGATGGGGAGTTGATACGTAACGAAAACAATTTGATTCTTAAAGATTATTTGGCAAAAAGAAAGAAAATTAAAAGCTTTGGCCAATATGAGTCTTTATGGGATGATACTTGTAAGTTCTATTTTAATATTTCTAAGACTCGTTACAGTGAAAGGACAAAAAAATCACTTCGTTTAGATTTGGGCGTATATTATATACTTCTTCATAAATGCATCATATATGCTTTGGCTGATAATTCGAAGCGTATTAATAGAAAGCAGGTTGCAAAGTTATATAGTGATGCTGAATTTTTAAGAGGACTTGGATTATGGCGTTATAAATCCGTTGATGATTATATTCAAAAGGAGTTTTCTGGGAATGTTTCTGATTTTAATAAGGCTTTTGACATTTTAGTTAACGTAGATGTGATAAGAACCATACTTAATGAATGTTCTTTTCCAAAGGAATTAGCATATTATACCACTCTTTCAACTTTAGAGTATCTTCTACCAATTTCAGCCCAAGACCCCAAGTATGGATTGAAAGAGATGAATAAAGCTGGAATGTCAGCACCAATAGTATCTGATCATTTCGAGCCTTCAGGAATTATTACAAGTATGGTTGGAAGATACTCATTAATGAATGTTGGACATATGAATGATCCAATGGAGGGAAGGACACTTCTTTTTCGTTTACTTGAGGCTAAACAACAAGCTGATATAAAATCGTCACTTTCAAACAGATATGTTTTCTTAAAGAGTTTTACGGACAGAGTGGATGATATACCTATGTGGGTAATGTATGGCGGCGGAGCCGAGGGCTGCTGTATTGTTCTGGATAAGGACAAAATAATAGAGGAAGGCAATTACAAATTGGCGAAGGTGTGCTATTTGCATGAAAATAATAATAACTGGGAGCTGCGTGCTGAAGATAATAAAGGGATTACTTCCTTGGATACAATAGGTAAGTGTCTTGATAATCTCAGTGGAATCATAAAGTCATATGTGAGGGTTAATAAGGACAAAGGAATGGAAAAGTCCATAGAATTGTTGAATCCGATATTGTACCTGTTCAAATCAGCTACCTATTGCCATGAGAATGAATATAGGATTATTGAAAATACAGATTATCATGATTTTAGGATTTGCTACACCAAAGAAAAAGACGGTGGAAGAATCTATATTCCAAGTAAACAGAGAGTCTATATAAAGAAAATTGTACTTGGACCGAAATTTAAAGCTGTTGAGGATACACTACCATATTTGGAATACAGATGTCGTTTCTTGGCTGAAGAACTTGGTTTGGGGAAAATTGAGATAAAAATGTCTGATGCTGACTTTATCTGA
- a CDS encoding very short patch repair endonuclease encodes MSDNLTPKQRRKNMQRIRGKNTKIEVVLRKALWHRGYRYRKNYSKLPGHPDIVLLKYKIAIFCDGEFFHGKDWEILKPRLENGNNAEYWISKISRNREHDDEINKKLLFHGWTVIRFWGKEITKSTDECIKVIEETIFDMKLNSDIQ; translated from the coding sequence ATGTCTGATAATTTAACACCTAAACAGCGCAGAAAAAATATGCAAAGAATTCGAGGGAAGAATACTAAAATCGAAGTTGTTCTTAGGAAAGCTTTATGGCATCGGGGATACAGGTATAGAAAGAATTATAGTAAATTACCAGGGCATCCAGATATTGTTCTCTTGAAATATAAAATTGCAATTTTTTGTGATGGAGAATTTTTTCACGGCAAAGACTGGGAAATTTTGAAACCACGTTTAGAAAATGGAAATAATGCGGAATATTGGATAAGTAAGATTTCAAGGAATCGTGAGCATGATGATGAAATTAATAAAAAATTATTGTTTCATGGCTGGACGGTTATTAGATTTTGGGGGAAAGAAATAACCAAGAGTACGGATGAATGTATAAAGGTCATTGAAGAAACTATATTTGATATGAAATTAAATAGTGATATACAGTAA
- a CDS encoding transposase, which translates to MNILQKIFTDYYETIIFTMKPRSSVIENIDKMINCGNPDFGGAMYGCPDCGKLKFVPFRCHSRFCPSCGNKYSMERTTNMSFKLIKVNHRHCVFTIAEDLRIYFLQDRSLLNCLFHAVNSVISHMFRKINKSKNFTPGFIMVLHTFGRDLKWNPHIHCLISEGGYSDNGEWRNVTHFNYKLLRSSFQTALLNELEPYLGSSFKKVKAACYDKNKQGFYVYAKPNKCNPTTVIKYIGRYLGRPVIATSRIDKYDGDYVTFHYNRHEDDKYVEETIPATEFIERLIRHIPEKHFKMIRYGGIYARHRDIDKNLNRAISKEKHSFLRGFNKWRTAQLSAFGYDPLKCDCGSTMLFLELYFNHKRVSLEELYEKAMSKSRGLRSSA; encoded by the coding sequence ATGAACATACTGCAAAAAATCTTTACCGACTACTATGAAACAATTATTTTCACAATGAAACCTCGCTCATCTGTCATTGAAAACATCGACAAGATGATTAATTGTGGCAATCCAGACTTTGGTGGTGCCATGTATGGATGCCCGGATTGCGGAAAACTTAAATTTGTTCCCTTTCGCTGTCACAGCCGCTTTTGTCCTTCATGCGGAAATAAGTATTCCATGGAACGCACCACTAACATGTCCTTCAAGCTGATTAAGGTCAATCATAGACATTGCGTTTTTACCATTGCCGAAGATCTAAGGATTTACTTTTTACAGGATCGTTCTTTACTTAACTGCCTGTTTCATGCTGTTAACAGTGTTATTTCCCATATGTTCCGCAAAATAAATAAATCAAAAAATTTCACTCCCGGTTTTATCATGGTCCTGCACACTTTCGGACGTGATCTAAAATGGAATCCGCATATTCACTGTCTAATATCTGAAGGCGGTTACAGTGACAACGGCGAATGGCGAAACGTAACTCATTTTAATTACAAGCTTCTTCGCAGTTCATTTCAAACTGCACTTTTAAATGAATTAGAACCTTATCTTGGCTCTTCCTTTAAGAAAGTCAAAGCTGCCTGTTATGACAAAAATAAACAGGGCTTCTATGTTTATGCCAAGCCCAACAAATGCAACCCTACCACCGTAATTAAATACATTGGACGTTACCTTGGCAGACCCGTCATTGCAACTTCACGTATTGACAAATATGACGGTGATTATGTCACTTTCCACTACAACCGCCACGAAGATGACAAATATGTAGAAGAAACCATCCCTGCAACCGAGTTCATTGAACGTCTGATACGGCATATACCTGAAAAACACTTTAAGATGATACGTTATGGTGGTATTTATGCCCGTCACAGAGACATTGACAAAAATCTTAACCGCGCCATTTCAAAAGAAAAGCACTCATTTCTTCGTGGCTTCAATAAATGGCGTACTGCACAGCTTTCCGCGTTCGGATATGATCCTCTAAAATGCGATTGCGGTTCAACAATGCTGTTCCTGGAACTATATTTTAATCATAAGCGCGTTTCTCTTGAAGAACTATACGAGAAAGCCATGTCCAAGTCTCGTGGATTGCGTTCATCTGCATAA
- a CDS encoding DUF6017 domain-containing protein — protein sequence MAKYELSYFYGQQSDQFNFVKIPKPLLYDPMYKEVRLEEAMVYSMLLDRMRLSMKNGWFDELGRAYIYCSIDTVMELADCGKNKACDMLKKLDAIGLIDKVLIPGRGLKIYVKNFIPKDAATKFENQTDSEDITVEKFSKDNFNEDLKASRISNQEVYNSNHAVCNSNSQIPENKPEAVCFSNTNKTNINNTKYSENKSNHIESESERQDRDEIGYARLLRENIELDALMERHPNNHDLLQGIYDILLETVLSKKDNMVIASDTYSTNLVKGKLLHLNSEHIEYVMDSLEKCSNKPRNIKKYLLAALFNAPSTIDAYYQTEYSYHVGNSDFTKAQ from the coding sequence ATGGCAAAATACGAATTGAGCTATTTTTACGGACAGCAATCAGATCAGTTTAATTTCGTGAAGATACCAAAGCCATTGCTTTATGATCCGATGTATAAAGAAGTCAGACTTGAAGAAGCTATGGTATATTCAATGCTTCTTGATAGAATGCGCCTGTCAATGAAGAACGGATGGTTTGATGAACTTGGCAGAGCATATATCTACTGCTCTATTGATACGGTTATGGAACTTGCTGACTGCGGCAAGAACAAAGCTTGTGATATGCTCAAGAAGCTTGATGCCATTGGGCTTATTGATAAAGTTCTTATACCGGGAAGAGGTCTTAAGATTTACGTGAAGAACTTTATACCCAAAGATGCAGCCACCAAGTTTGAAAATCAAACTGACAGTGAAGATATAACAGTTGAGAAATTTTCTAAGGACAATTTTAATGAGGATTTGAAAGCGTCCCGAATTTCAAACCAAGAGGTTTATAATTCAAACCACGCAGTTTGCAATTCAAACTCTCAAATCCCTGAAAATAAACCGGAGGCGGTTTGTTTTTCAAACACAAATAAGACTAATATAAATAATACTAAATACAGTGAGAACAAATCTAATCATATCGAATCAGAATCAGAGAGACAGGATAGAGATGAGATTGGATATGCCCGTCTGCTCAGAGAGAATATCGAACTTGATGCACTCATGGAACGTCACCCTAATAACCATGATCTTTTGCAGGGAATATATGACATACTCCTTGAAACAGTTCTTAGCAAAAAGGACAACATGGTTATAGCGAGCGATACTTACTCAACGAATCTTGTAAAGGGCAAGCTGCTTCACCTGAATTCAGAGCATATCGAGTATGTTATGGACAGCCTTGAGAAATGCAGTAACAAGCCTCGTAACATCAAGAAATACCTGCTTGCTGCTCTCTTCAATGCTCCAAGCACGATAGATGCTTATTATCAGACAGAGTACAGCTACCACGTTGGAAATAGCGATTTTACAAAGGCTCAGTGA
- a CDS encoding DUF4298 domain-containing protein, translating into MSKHKKINGKLLQMNKGYSQLKNIQKMKISDWMFEAYKKQSDTGISDEEAAWYVSDKIDEAEIWVPNFNIEKKYKSMKSRFKNRLAAEKVPQHIYQMESLLDKATARLDTLEKIIAEYKEFQPELKKLEEYYTSQQWKDDFAMDEAGEFPDKLKRGVLSEDGIYNLLERNKGMMDWINEFYS; encoded by the coding sequence ATGAGCAAGCACAAAAAGATAAACGGCAAGTTACTTCAGATGAATAAGGGTTATAGTCAGCTTAAAAATATTCAAAAGATGAAGATCAGTGACTGGATGTTTGAAGCATATAAGAAGCAGAGCGATACCGGAATTTCTGACGAAGAAGCTGCCTGGTATGTCAGCGATAAGATTGATGAAGCTGAGATATGGGTTCCGAACTTTAATATTGAGAAGAAATATAAGTCGATGAAAAGCCGGTTTAAGAACAGGCTTGCAGCAGAGAAAGTACCTCAGCATATTTATCAGATGGAGTCATTGCTGGATAAAGCTACAGCTCGATTGGATACGCTGGAGAAGATAATCGCAGAATATAAAGAATTTCAGCCGGAGCTTAAAAAGTTGGAGGAGTATTATACCAGCCAGCAGTGGAAGGATGATTTTGCGATGGATGAAGCTGGTGAGTTTCCGGATAAGCTCAAGCGTGGAGTGCTTTCGGAGGATGGGATTTACAACTTGCTTGAACGTAATAAGGGAATGATGGATTGGATAAATGAGTTTTATAGTTAA
- a CDS encoding GIY-YIG nuclease family protein, translating into MGAKAINIVLLDGTLEGVVSVEDPNGNELILSAPRKAALELMSQKESQYFGVYLLLSDNCVYIGKTTDYSQRIRSHLKVKKFWNKVVFLTTTDNKLNESHIKHIERVLIEKAEKNNKLDMDNCQSGNRTNSNRTDKVMLENYLNNILFLLEFINIDVFSNRKNSNIRYYKFENKNVALIDKTTVRDFLLNKGIDIGFFGKDYSYTGPKSDSSYYTIDSDRRMLEKGWRIVINDTKNYKIIIINVPEKAIIDYGIDRFNMKAGKPNKISVRIKKDNFCDTSGFDFSKYITQEVSYAE; encoded by the coding sequence ATGGGTGCTAAAGCAATCAATATTGTCTTACTGGATGGAACACTTGAGGGTGTTGTTTCTGTCGAAGATCCAAATGGCAATGAACTAATATTATCTGCTCCAAGGAAAGCCGCTTTAGAATTGATGAGTCAAAAAGAAAGTCAATATTTTGGAGTATATCTTTTACTTTCAGATAATTGTGTTTACATAGGCAAAACAACAGATTATTCCCAAAGAATTAGAAGCCATTTGAAGGTAAAGAAGTTTTGGAATAAAGTAGTTTTTCTGACTACTACGGATAATAAATTAAATGAATCACATATTAAGCATATTGAGCGTGTGCTGATAGAGAAAGCTGAAAAGAATAATAAACTTGATATGGATAATTGCCAATCAGGCAATAGAACTAATAGCAATAGGACAGATAAGGTGATGCTTGAAAACTATCTTAATAATATTCTATTTCTTCTTGAATTTATCAATATTGACGTTTTTTCTAATAGGAAGAATAGCAATATACGCTACTACAAATTCGAGAATAAGAATGTTGCTCTAATTGACAAAACTACTGTACGAGACTTTTTACTTAATAAAGGAATTGATATAGGTTTTTTTGGAAAGGATTATTCATACACAGGTCCAAAATCAGATAGTAGCTACTATACGATTGATTCTGATCGTAGAATGCTGGAAAAAGGCTGGAGAATAGTTATCAATGATACAAAAAATTATAAGATAATAATCATAAACGTTCCGGAAAAGGCAATTATTGATTATGGAATTGACAGATTTAATATGAAAGCTGGTAAACCAAATAAGATAAGTGTTCGAATAAAGAAAGATAATTTTTGTGATACATCGGGATTTGATTTTTCAAAATATATAACGCAAGAAGTATCATACGCAGAGTAG